From the Synechococcus sp. HK01-R genome, one window contains:
- a CDS encoding arsenate reductase family protein, whose protein sequence is MAGLQIWSYSKCSTCRKALAWLDQRGIAYECVDITVNPPERDRLVRAFQHFGRLQPLFNTSGQSYRALGAAAVKAMTPEQALDALAADGKLIKRPFLESGDGAFLVGFNEAVWSETFQG, encoded by the coding sequence GTGGCTGGCTTGCAGATCTGGAGCTACTCAAAATGCTCCACCTGTCGCAAAGCCCTGGCTTGGCTTGATCAGCGGGGTATTGCCTACGAGTGCGTCGATATCACCGTCAACCCACCCGAACGCGACAGGTTGGTCCGAGCCTTCCAGCACTTCGGTCGCCTTCAGCCGCTTTTTAACACAAGCGGTCAGAGCTACAGGGCCCTGGGAGCTGCCGCTGTCAAAGCCATGACGCCTGAGCAGGCTCTTGATGCTCTGGCCGCAGACGGAAAGCTGATTAAGCGTCCCTTCCTTGAGAGCGGAGACGGCGCTTTCCTCGTTGGATTCAACGAGGCCGTATGGAGCGAGACGTTTCAGGGTTGA
- a CDS encoding inorganic diphosphatase: MDLRSLPPSPSPGLVNLVVEIPAGSRNKYEYFADAGIMALDRVLHSSVRYPFDYGFIPNTLAEDGSPLDAMVIMEEPTFAGCLICARPIGVLDMHDTGHYDGKILCVPVADPRQRGITSIRQIAANQLEDVAEFFRIYKNLEGRVTSIGGWRDADAVAPLLETCIRATQV; this comes from the coding sequence ATGGATCTGCGATCCCTTCCCCCTTCGCCATCACCCGGGTTGGTGAACCTGGTGGTGGAGATCCCGGCGGGCAGCCGCAACAAATACGAGTATTTCGCTGACGCGGGAATCATGGCCCTGGATCGGGTGCTGCACTCCTCGGTGCGCTACCCGTTCGACTACGGATTCATTCCCAACACCCTGGCCGAAGACGGGTCTCCCCTCGATGCGATGGTGATCATGGAGGAGCCCACCTTCGCGGGTTGCCTGATCTGTGCCCGGCCGATCGGCGTGCTCGATATGCACGACACAGGCCATTACGACGGCAAGATCCTCTGCGTCCCCGTGGCTGACCCCCGTCAACGAGGCATCACCAGCATCCGTCAGATCGCTGCGAACCAGTTGGAGGATGTGGCTGAATTTTTCCGGATTTACAAAAATCTCGAAGGCCGGGTGACCTCCATCGGTGGCTGGCGTGATGCCGATGCGGTTGCCCCGTTGCTGGAGACTTGTATCCGAGCCACCCAGGTCTGA
- a CDS encoding resolvase: MLSRSIDPASAAGGVSVETTADVDAVIARSDALVGIEDVQKSLNRSRASVYRYTNTDPRNLNPPFNPRKLNPEYRGDQKDPLLFHPNEVARFAKDVLRIKEVTVEVLNSPSTATQQCLGAILEELRLIRSHLEGLQDAPSDLSARRERQDRSAA; encoded by the coding sequence ATGCTTTCTCGGTCGATCGACCCTGCTTCCGCCGCCGGCGGAGTCTCCGTCGAAACGACCGCCGATGTGGATGCGGTGATCGCCCGTTCCGACGCGCTCGTCGGCATCGAAGACGTTCAGAAATCGCTCAACAGATCCCGCGCGTCGGTGTACCGCTACACCAACACCGATCCCAGGAATCTCAACCCTCCGTTTAATCCTCGCAAGCTCAATCCTGAGTACCGCGGCGACCAAAAAGATCCCCTCCTCTTCCACCCCAACGAGGTGGCTCGCTTCGCTAAGGACGTCCTTCGCATCAAGGAGGTCACCGTTGAAGTGCTCAACTCGCCTTCAACCGCCACACAGCAATGTCTGGGGGCGATTCTCGAGGAGCTGCGTCTGATTCGCTCCCATCTCGAGGGCCTGCAGGACGCTCCTTCCGATCTTTCCGCTCGCCGTGAGCGTCAGGACCGCAGCGCCGCCTGA
- a CDS encoding dihydroorotase encodes MRQTLLLDPVRLLISRDREPNDGGAALIQDGVLVAFDDEARQQASTLGVAPDPRPSQILAPCLVDPHSVLDRPFSGAAETLLSLRHAAARAGYGQVALLPRANSWRDRVERLQGFAGEDSDVRVHLWGGFSLEGRGEQLSAHGDLLDQGACGLAEDDACPPIALLQRALVLGEMGEAPVLLAPRDPGIQGDGLVREGVATLRAGWTPDPVASETLPLGQLLDLQRQFPQRRLRLMNLSTAAAVSQLAAASVRPQASVCWWHLVSDHSRLSPTEMGWSVTPSLGAPEDREALIQALGSGVIQAVAVHAVPIDEEDCLLPPDQRKRGLAGHQLVLPALWQTLVLERGWTIRQLWEVLSFGPSRLLGRPEERLETGSRRWLLFDPEHSWRMDRRDPDQPRAANQPWQGLMLQGRVTSSGLRSPGNRCD; translated from the coding sequence ATGCGCCAGACCCTGTTGCTGGATCCCGTCCGGCTCCTGATCAGTCGTGACCGGGAGCCCAATGATGGTGGCGCCGCACTGATCCAGGACGGCGTTCTCGTGGCCTTCGATGACGAGGCTCGGCAACAGGCTTCCACGCTCGGAGTGGCGCCCGATCCAAGGCCGAGCCAGATCCTGGCCCCCTGCCTTGTGGACCCCCATTCGGTGCTGGATCGCCCCTTCTCAGGAGCGGCCGAGACGCTCCTGAGCCTGCGCCATGCCGCCGCCCGAGCGGGCTACGGCCAGGTGGCGCTGCTGCCCAGAGCCAACTCGTGGCGCGACCGGGTGGAGCGCCTGCAGGGATTTGCCGGGGAGGACAGCGATGTGCGAGTGCACCTGTGGGGTGGCTTCAGCCTCGAGGGCCGTGGAGAGCAGCTTTCAGCCCACGGCGACCTGCTGGATCAGGGTGCATGCGGTCTCGCCGAAGACGATGCCTGCCCGCCGATCGCTCTGCTGCAGCGGGCACTCGTGCTTGGTGAAATGGGTGAAGCGCCAGTCCTGTTGGCACCCCGCGATCCCGGCATCCAGGGTGATGGCCTGGTGCGAGAGGGGGTCGCCACCCTGCGGGCCGGATGGACGCCTGACCCTGTCGCCAGCGAAACGCTGCCGCTCGGACAGCTGCTAGACCTTCAGCGCCAGTTTCCACAGCGGCGGCTTCGGCTGATGAATCTCTCCACCGCCGCGGCCGTCAGCCAGCTTGCCGCTGCGAGCGTCCGCCCGCAGGCGAGTGTTTGCTGGTGGCATCTGGTCAGCGACCACAGCCGGCTGAGCCCCACCGAGATGGGTTGGAGCGTGACCCCATCCCTCGGTGCCCCGGAGGACCGGGAGGCCCTGATCCAAGCCCTAGGGTCCGGCGTGATTCAGGCCGTGGCGGTGCATGCGGTGCCGATCGACGAGGAGGACTGCCTGCTCCCGCCGGACCAGCGAAAACGAGGCCTGGCCGGTCATCAGCTGGTGCTGCCTGCGCTCTGGCAAACCCTTGTGCTGGAACGGGGCTGGACGATCCGTCAGCTCTGGGAGGTGCTGAGCTTTGGCCCCTCACGCCTTCTTGGCCGGCCGGAGGAGCGCCTGGAAACTGGCAGCAGACGCTGGCTCCTGTTTGATCCGGAGCACAGCTGGCGCATGGATCGCCGAGACCCTGATCAACCCCGAGCTGCCAATCAGCCCTGGCAGGGTTTGATGCTTCAGGGTCGGGTGACCAGCTCAGGCCTCAGGAGCCCAGGGAACCGGTGCGATTGA
- a CDS encoding 2Fe-2S iron-sulfur cluster-binding protein, with product MPTIRFEQEGQQVGCIEGANLRKAALDAGINPYKGLNNLNNCGGVGQCGTCVVEVVEGAQNLSPRSDVEEVYLADRPANYRLSCRTSVNGDVTVRTRPSDGVGKGSNSLLGAVKNLLGR from the coding sequence GTGCCCACCATCCGTTTCGAGCAGGAAGGCCAGCAGGTCGGTTGCATTGAAGGAGCCAATCTTCGAAAGGCCGCCCTCGACGCCGGCATCAACCCCTACAAGGGTTTGAACAACCTCAACAACTGCGGTGGTGTCGGCCAGTGCGGCACCTGTGTGGTGGAGGTTGTCGAGGGTGCCCAGAACCTCTCTCCCCGCTCTGATGTCGAGGAGGTCTATCTGGCCGACCGTCCCGCGAACTACCGCCTGAGCTGCCGCACCAGCGTCAACGGTGACGTCACCGTCCGTACCAGGCCCAGTGATGGGGTGGGTAAGGGTTCCAACAGCCTGCTCGGCGCCGTCAAGAACCTCCTCGGACGCTGA
- the lepB gene encoding signal peptidase I — protein sequence MADEQRDPELQAQPDAKSEAKKSNTHPFWDFWGPVLFTVALYLGIRHYVAEARFIPSGSMLPGLQIQDRLLVEKLTYRRRSPRRGEIVVFHSPYAFDPVLKSNASPSGLRCALANLPLVGLIPGVGDVACDAYIKRVVAVAGDQVVVNPRGQVSVNGEAVSEPYVSHDCPLDEQGMSRCRTLNVTVPKGHVLVLGDNRRNSWDGRYWPGGPFLPEKEILGRAVWRFWPLNRTGSLGS from the coding sequence TTGGCTGACGAGCAGAGGGATCCAGAGCTTCAGGCGCAGCCCGATGCCAAGTCGGAGGCCAAGAAGAGCAACACCCATCCCTTCTGGGATTTCTGGGGGCCGGTGCTGTTCACCGTTGCTCTTTATCTAGGCATCAGGCACTACGTGGCTGAAGCCCGCTTCATTCCCTCGGGCTCCATGCTGCCAGGGCTCCAGATTCAGGATCGGCTCTTGGTGGAGAAGCTCACCTACCGCCGCCGATCCCCCCGTCGTGGCGAGATCGTCGTGTTCCACTCGCCCTATGCCTTCGACCCTGTCCTCAAGTCCAACGCCTCTCCATCCGGCTTGCGTTGCGCCCTGGCCAACCTGCCTCTCGTCGGCTTGATTCCCGGGGTCGGCGATGTGGCCTGTGACGCCTACATCAAGCGAGTGGTTGCCGTGGCAGGTGATCAGGTGGTGGTGAACCCCCGCGGGCAAGTGAGCGTCAATGGTGAAGCGGTATCAGAGCCCTATGTGAGCCATGACTGCCCGCTGGACGAGCAGGGAATGAGCCGTTGCCGCACCCTCAATGTGACCGTGCCGAAGGGGCATGTGCTTGTGCTTGGGGATAACCGCCGCAACAGCTGGGATGGCCGCTACTGGCCCGGTGGCCCTTTTCTGCCTGAAAAGGAGATCCTTGGGCGGGCGGTCTGGAGGTTCTGGCCCCTCAATCGCACCGGTTCCCTGGGCTCCTGA